In a genomic window of Tissierella sp. Yu-01:
- a CDS encoding nucleotidyltransferase substrate binding protein, whose translation MSGYQTKFDNFMSAIEQLKSGILLFSNENDLLRDGLIQRFEFTFELAWKTLKVCFEDEGLIGINSPKAVLKEAFSAGLIDNDNLWLEILNDRNSTSHIYNESLAIEICNKIINKYSDEFEKLASQIKRRYFE comes from the coding sequence ATGAGCGGTTATCAAACTAAATTTGATAATTTTATGAGTGCGATTGAACAACTAAAAAGCGGAATTTTATTATTCAGTAATGAAAATGATTTATTAAGAGATGGATTGATACAGAGATTCGAATTTACCTTTGAACTTGCCTGGAAGACACTAAAAGTATGTTTTGAGGATGAAGGTCTAATTGGAATAAATTCTCCAAAGGCGGTATTAAAAGAAGCTTTTTCAGCAGGTCTTATTGATAATGATAACCTATGGCTTGAAATATTAAATGACAGAAATTCTACCTCTCATATATATAACGAATCGCTGGCAATCGAAATTTGCAACAAGATTATAAATAAATATTCAGACGAATTTGAAAAGCTAGCTTCACAAATTAAGAGAAGATACTTTGAATGA
- a CDS encoding nucleotidyltransferase domain-containing protein: MSNTLSHSLISDIKKLGDKYLIDKIILFGSRARGDNKSNSDVDLAIFTLPGFAHKGFLTSDIDELNTLLKIDIVFINKDTDIKLLKNIEKEGVLLYERLSN, translated from the coding sequence ATGAGCAATACATTAAGTCATAGTTTAATTTCCGATATTAAAAAACTAGGGGATAAATATTTAATCGATAAAATTATACTGTTCGGTTCTCGCGCAAGAGGAGATAATAAATCTAACAGTGATGTTGACCTTGCAATTTTTACATTACCTGGATTTGCCCACAAGGGATTTTTAACTAGCGATATAGATGAGCTTAATACACTTCTTAAAATAGATATTGTATTTATAAATAAAGATACTGATATAAAACTATTAAAAAATATTGAAAAAGAAGGAGTGCTGTTATATGAGCGGTTATCAAACTAA
- a CDS encoding helix-turn-helix domain-containing protein, translating to MIIILGKKIKEAREKMGLSIKDLAIKVDVSSSLLSQIERDLANPSLNTLRSIATQLEVPIFSFFEESKTSETEIVRHDERIRIINGKTNSKEIEQGYDLLSPDLKGAIQMCEMTLGPNQYNSDKFNRHDAEEVAVCTEESIELHLETQTILLDKGDSIRIVAGTPHRWRNPSDKKCAIIFAMTPPTF from the coding sequence GTGATCATTATATTAGGGAAAAAAATTAAAGAAGCCCGTGAGAAAATGGGGCTTTCTATAAAAGATTTAGCTATTAAAGTTGATGTATCTTCATCACTATTAAGCCAAATTGAGAGAGATTTAGCAAATCCATCGCTAAATACCTTGCGTTCAATTGCAACCCAATTAGAAGTACCTATATTTAGTTTTTTTGAAGAGAGTAAGACTTCGGAAACTGAGATTGTAAGACATGATGAACGCATTAGAATTATCAATGGAAAAACTAATTCAAAAGAAATAGAACAGGGTTATGATTTATTAAGTCCAGACCTAAAAGGCGCTATTCAAATGTGTGAAATGACTTTAGGGCCTAATCAATATAATTCAGATAAATTTAATCGACATGATGCAGAAGAAGTTGCAGTTTGCACAGAGGAATCTATAGAATTGCATTTAGAAACCCAAACCATTCTTCTGGATAAAGGTGATAGTATAAGAATTGTAGCTGGGACTCCTCATAGATGGAGAAATCCTTCAGATAAAAAATGTGCAATCATATTTGCTATGACTCCTCCTACTTTCTAA
- a CDS encoding efflux RND transporter permease subunit, giving the protein MNLSKLSVKRPVTITMIVLVVVLLGSISLTYLPIDLFPEIEVPVAVIATSYSGAGPQEVENLITKQIEGAVSTVGNIDEVDSMSSEGSSLVIALFNFGTDMDMATLEMREKVDMIKGFLPEDANDPMVMKIDPNSMPIIQVALSTNGDLGELQSLAEDTFSQRLERLEGVASVSIGGGFSKEIEVSVDESELANYGLSINQLSQLIGASNMNLPGGNVSKGDQKLAIRVTGEFNDIDEIKDMPIPLVTGDIIKLHDVAQVELVNKEVSSISRTNGRETINISIQKQSGKNTVQVADLINEEINALQEDYPDVKIDIVMDTAMFIKESINAVAENAIFGSLLAILILYIFLKNVRTTLIIGISIPISLISSFILLYVNGITLNMMTLGGLALAVGMLVDSSIVVLENIFRYRTEGHSKVDAAIEGASEVGLSIVASTLTTIAVFIPIVFIEGMVGTIFKDFALTVSLSLGASLLVSLTLIPMLSSKILTVDGEDGAVQKKKRLQKLYNVFDKILNMIQGTYEKLLNKSLNKRKTTIVIAACIFVASIVSIFAVGMEFLPATDEGTISINVGLPLGSEIEKVEQVVKVVEDKISTIEELDIIFSNIGAGDIMMGGSSSTNGASIYVTLIKLSERDRSTAQVAEEIRGLMKDIPGAEISVTETSSMSMTAGSPISISIRGAELDVLEDISNDFKGIIESVQGTREVKTSLSEAVPELEVLIKKDIAATYGLTSAQVASAVRAGASGVIATRYKVQGEEIDVVLRATGEATDSIANFEQMEINTPSGINIPLSQLAELSIIKGPTVINRQSQERVVSVSSQIVDRDLGSIMVDIEKKLEEYNMPKGYTFSIGGENQEMVEAFTQLALALLLAIVLIYMVMAAQFESLIYPFIIMFTIPLAFSGGALALFLTGRALGVTALIGVIILSGIVVNNGIILIDYINILRKEGKERTEAINIAGPIRLRPILMTTLTTILGLVPMTLGIGEGAELMAPMGTVVIGGLLLSTVLTLVLVPVLYTVFDDISNSAKARVRKIKDKVVN; this is encoded by the coding sequence ATGAACTTATCTAAATTATCGGTAAAGAGACCCGTTACTATAACGATGATAGTCCTAGTAGTTGTGCTGCTGGGAAGTATTTCATTAACCTATCTACCTATTGACTTGTTTCCTGAAATAGAAGTACCTGTTGCAGTTATAGCTACATCGTATTCTGGAGCAGGACCCCAGGAAGTTGAGAATTTAATTACTAAGCAAATAGAAGGTGCTGTATCTACTGTAGGAAATATCGATGAAGTTGATTCTATGTCTTCAGAAGGTAGCTCTTTGGTAATAGCTCTATTCAACTTTGGAACGGATATGGATATGGCTACTTTGGAGATGAGAGAAAAGGTTGATATGATAAAAGGTTTTTTACCTGAGGATGCAAATGATCCCATGGTAATGAAGATAGATCCAAATTCTATGCCTATTATCCAAGTTGCCTTATCAACTAATGGGGACTTAGGTGAATTACAATCATTAGCAGAGGATACATTTAGTCAAAGACTTGAAAGATTAGAAGGAGTAGCTTCTGTTAGTATTGGGGGAGGATTTTCAAAAGAGATTGAAGTATCTGTTGATGAAAGTGAATTAGCTAATTATGGCCTAAGTATAAATCAGCTATCTCAATTAATTGGTGCATCAAATATGAATCTTCCTGGTGGAAATGTAAGTAAGGGAGATCAAAAACTGGCAATAAGGGTAACTGGAGAATTCAATGACATAGATGAAATAAAGGATATGCCTATACCTTTAGTCACAGGTGACATTATCAAGTTACATGATGTTGCACAAGTTGAATTGGTCAATAAAGAAGTTAGCTCAATATCAAGAACAAATGGTAGGGAGACTATCAATATTTCAATACAAAAGCAATCAGGGAAGAATACTGTACAGGTTGCAGATTTAATCAATGAAGAGATAAATGCTCTCCAAGAGGATTATCCTGATGTTAAAATTGATATAGTAATGGATACGGCAATGTTTATTAAGGAATCCATAAATGCAGTTGCAGAAAATGCTATCTTTGGATCATTGCTTGCTATTCTAATTCTATATATCTTTTTGAAAAATGTAAGAACCACATTGATTATCGGTATATCTATTCCAATATCATTAATTTCTTCCTTTATTCTCTTATATGTCAATGGAATAACTCTAAATATGATGACATTAGGAGGATTAGCATTAGCTGTAGGTATGTTGGTGGATAGTTCTATAGTTGTATTGGAGAATATCTTCCGATATAGAACTGAAGGTCATTCTAAGGTTGATGCTGCTATAGAGGGAGCATCGGAAGTAGGTTTGTCCATTGTTGCATCTACTCTAACTACTATTGCAGTATTTATACCTATAGTATTCATCGAGGGAATGGTAGGAACTATATTTAAGGATTTTGCCTTAACCGTATCATTGTCTCTAGGAGCATCTCTATTGGTTTCACTAACATTGATACCTATGCTATCTTCAAAGATATTAACAGTAGATGGTGAAGATGGAGCTGTACAAAAGAAAAAAAGGTTGCAGAAGCTATATAATGTATTTGATAAGATATTGAATATGATTCAAGGTACTTATGAGAAATTATTGAATAAGAGCCTTAATAAAAGAAAGACTACTATCGTTATTGCTGCATGTATATTTGTTGCCAGCATTGTCAGCATATTTGCTGTAGGTATGGAGTTTTTACCGGCTACTGATGAGGGAACTATATCCATAAATGTAGGTTTGCCTTTGGGATCAGAAATAGAAAAGGTAGAACAAGTAGTAAAGGTTGTAGAAGATAAGATATCGACAATTGAAGAATTGGATATTATATTTTCTAACATAGGTGCAGGAGACATTATGATGGGAGGAAGCTCCTCTACTAATGGAGCTAGTATTTATGTAACGTTGATTAAACTAAGTGAAAGGGATAGAAGTACTGCTCAGGTTGCAGAAGAAATTAGAGGCTTGATGAAGGATATTCCTGGAGCTGAAATTTCAGTAACTGAAACATCAAGTATGAGCATGACAGCAGGAAGTCCTATAAGTATTAGTATTAGGGGAGCTGAACTTGATGTGCTTGAGGACATATCCAATGATTTTAAGGGAATCATCGAAAGTGTTCAAGGAACAAGAGAGGTAAAGACTAGCTTAAGTGAAGCTGTTCCTGAATTAGAGGTTCTAATCAAGAAGGATATAGCTGCAACATATGGGTTAACATCAGCACAAGTAGCATCTGCAGTTAGAGCTGGAGCATCAGGAGTCATTGCTACTAGATATAAGGTACAAGGAGAAGAAATAGACGTAGTTCTTAGAGCGACAGGAGAGGCTACTGATAGTATAGCTAACTTTGAACAAATGGAAATAAATACTCCTAGTGGTATAAATATTCCGTTGAGTCAGTTAGCAGAGCTATCCATTATAAAAGGACCGACGGTTATAAATCGTCAGAGCCAAGAAAGAGTAGTTTCAGTTAGCAGTCAAATTGTGGATAGAGATTTAGGAAGTATAATGGTGGATATTGAGAAGAAATTAGAAGAGTATAATATGCCAAAGGGATATACTTTCTCAATCGGTGGAGAAAACCAAGAGATGGTAGAAGCATTTACACAGCTTGCATTAGCACTATTGCTTGCCATAGTACTGATATATATGGTAATGGCAGCACAGTTTGAATCTTTAATCTATCCATTCATCATTATGTTTACTATTCCTTTAGCCTTCTCAGGTGGAGCTTTAGCTCTTTTCTTAACAGGTAGGGCATTAGGGGTAACAGCTCTTATAGGGGTAATTATTCTATCCGGTATAGTTGTAAATAATGGTATTATCCTTATTGACTATATAAATATTTTGCGTAAAGAAGGAAAAGAAAGAACAGAAGCAATTAATATTGCTGGACCTATTAGACTAAGACCTATTCTAATGACTACATTGACTACTATATTAGGATTAGTGCCAATGACTCTAGGTATTGGAGAAGGAGCAGAGTTGATGGCTCCAATGGGTACTGTAGTTATAGGAGGGTTGCTTTTATCAACTGTTCTAACTTTAGTACTTGTTCCGGTATTATATACGGTATTTGATGATATATCAAACTCTGCAAAAGCTAGGGTTAGGAAGATAAAAGATAAGGTAGTAAATTAG
- a CDS encoding polysaccharide deacetylase family protein, with product MKRFKVIFLVIAIIMIPIGSLAFTERIPVLTYHHILPEEYIDGYNWSNNGAVLSLEVFKEQMDFLYYNGFYTATLNELEAFLGGKIELPEKTVVITFDDGYLSNAIYAYPIMRQYNFRGTIFTIGSEANKEQLTFEPSTLQFISTNEMHKYADVFDFECHTYDLHRINKDQKPMLISSEGKVIIDDLTKNKSLINANYFAYPYGAYNLKTIGYLREAGYKMAFTTKDGYVTKVSNPYRLPRFSVTPNNMPIEKFMNIVLGNNL from the coding sequence ATGAAAAGATTTAAGGTAATCTTTTTAGTAATTGCTATTATAATGATTCCCATAGGGAGTCTTGCCTTTACTGAAAGAATACCTGTTCTTACTTATCATCATATATTGCCTGAAGAGTACATAGATGGATATAATTGGTCAAATAATGGTGCGGTTCTGTCCCTTGAAGTTTTTAAGGAGCAGATGGATTTTCTATATTATAACGGATTTTATACTGCTACATTAAATGAACTGGAAGCTTTTTTAGGTGGAAAGATTGAACTGCCTGAAAAAACAGTAGTTATAACATTTGATGATGGATATTTAAGCAATGCTATATATGCTTACCCAATTATGAGGCAATATAATTTTAGAGGGACCATCTTTACCATTGGAAGTGAAGCAAATAAAGAACAACTTACATTTGAACCTAGCACTTTACAATTCATAAGTACGAATGAAATGCACAAATATGCTGATGTATTTGATTTTGAGTGCCATACATATGATTTACATAGAATAAATAAAGACCAAAAACCAATGTTGATATCTTCTGAGGGGAAAGTTATAATAGACGATTTAACTAAAAATAAGAGTTTAATAAATGCAAATTATTTTGCTTATCCATATGGTGCGTATAATCTAAAAACTATAGGTTATTTAAGAGAAGCGGGATATAAAATGGCATTTACCACTAAAGATGGATATGTAACTAAAGTTTCAAATCCATATAGATTACCAAGATTCTCAGTAACGCCTAACAATATGCCAATAGAAAAGTTTATGAACATAGTTCTTGGGAATAACCTATAA
- a CDS encoding polysaccharide deacetylase family protein — translation MKRFKLVFLVIAILIIQIGSPVFSEEILDKPTNKIPVLTYHHILPREDITKYNWSNNSAVISFEEFKEQMDFLYNNGFYTATLDELQDFLNGKIQLPKKTVVITFDDGYLSNAIYAYPIMQQYNFRGTIFVIGSVANKEQLIFEPSTLQFISTNEMDKYTDVFDFECHTYDLHRMDKNHKPMLVSSGRKIIIDDLTKNKNLLNADYFAYPYGYYNRITISYLKESGYKMAFTTKNGYVTKFSNRYELPRFSVTPYMQIERLMEISLGNNL, via the coding sequence ATGAAAAGATTTAAACTAGTTTTTTTAGTAATTGCTATTTTAATAATTCAGATAGGAAGTCCTGTCTTTTCTGAAGAAATATTAGACAAGCCTACTAATAAAATACCTGTACTTACATATCATCACATATTGCCTAGAGAGGACATAACTAAATATAACTGGTCAAATAACAGTGCTGTCATATCCTTTGAAGAATTTAAGGAGCAGATGGATTTTCTATATAATAATGGATTTTATACTGCTACATTAGATGAACTCCAAGACTTTTTAAATGGAAAGATTCAATTACCTAAAAAAACAGTAGTTATAACCTTCGATGATGGATATTTGAGCAACGCTATATATGCTTACCCAATTATGCAACAATATAATTTTAGAGGTACAATCTTTGTCATTGGAAGCGTAGCGAATAAAGAACAACTTATATTTGAACCTAGCACTCTTCAATTCATAAGCACAAATGAAATGGACAAATATACTGATGTTTTTGACTTTGAATGCCATACATATGACTTACATAGAATGGATAAAAACCACAAACCAATGTTAGTATCTTCTGGAAGAAAAATTATAATAGATGATTTAACTAAAAACAAGAATTTATTAAATGCAGATTATTTTGCTTATCCATATGGTTACTATAACAGAATAACTATATCCTATCTAAAAGAATCGGGATATAAAATGGCATTCACCACTAAAAATGGATATGTCACTAAATTTTCAAATAGATATGAATTACCTAGATTCTCGGTAACTCCTTATATGCAAATAGAAAGGCTTATGGAAATATCCCTTGGAAATAATCTATAG
- a CDS encoding anti-phage dCTP deaminase, producing the protein MNATANDSEIVIGIIKTVGTNIKQVKDNIIDRLNHFNYHSMDIKVSNQIISEFVKGDELDSEYHRISFYMDQGNRIRKETNDESILMKGVISKILMNRDDPNNPSPKKRMAYIIDSIKHPEEVNFLRKTYGSGFHLIGITSTIKRRKKYLIDEKGLSEEESNEILERDANESDKHGQHTQDAFQDADYFVNVSDNTDEIRANVYRLIDLLFGDPFITPTFNEYAMFMAYASSLRSADLSRQIGSVIAKDNEIIASGVNDCPKFGGGLYWPEFNDNNYVDIEGGRDYMLGYDSNKIEQKNIITSILDNLEVEKSEDNINKIKKAGIGNLTEYGRVVHSEMEALLMCSRNNISCKGASMYVTTFPCHNCAKHIIAAGIKEVIYIEPYPKSKAMDFYKEEISENLSESNKVHFVPFIGVGPHRFVDLFSTSSIQWYKKIRKNKDGYIISWDQKSANVRNPMNVFSYLDSELAAYDAYREIIKNINLIVD; encoded by the coding sequence ATGAATGCTACAGCTAATGATAGTGAGATAGTCATTGGAATTATTAAGACAGTGGGCACTAATATTAAGCAAGTTAAAGATAATATTATTGACAGACTGAATCATTTTAATTATCATAGCATGGATATTAAAGTTTCAAATCAAATAATATCTGAATTTGTTAAGGGAGACGAATTAGATAGTGAATATCATAGAATTTCTTTTTATATGGATCAAGGGAATAGAATTAGAAAAGAGACAAATGATGAATCGATATTAATGAAGGGTGTAATTTCTAAAATATTAATGAATCGAGATGACCCTAATAATCCATCTCCCAAAAAACGTATGGCTTACATAATAGACTCTATTAAACATCCCGAAGAAGTTAATTTTTTACGCAAAACATATGGAAGTGGATTTCATCTCATAGGAATAACAAGTACTATAAAAAGAAGAAAAAAATATTTAATTGATGAAAAAGGTCTTTCTGAAGAAGAATCTAATGAAATTTTAGAGAGAGACGCAAATGAATCAGATAAACATGGACAACATACACAAGATGCATTCCAAGATGCGGATTATTTTGTTAATGTTTCGGATAATACTGATGAAATAAGAGCTAATGTTTATCGTCTAATTGATTTGTTATTTGGTGATCCTTTTATTACACCTACATTTAATGAATATGCTATGTTTATGGCTTACGCTTCTTCGCTTAGGTCTGCAGATTTATCTCGTCAAATAGGTTCTGTTATTGCAAAAGATAATGAAATAATAGCTTCTGGGGTAAATGATTGCCCCAAGTTTGGAGGCGGACTATATTGGCCAGAATTCAATGATAACAATTATGTTGATATTGAAGGTGGAAGGGATTATATGTTAGGATATGATTCTAATAAAATTGAACAGAAAAATATAATTACAAGCATTTTAGATAACCTTGAAGTTGAAAAAAGTGAAGATAATATAAATAAGATAAAAAAAGCAGGTATAGGAAATTTAACCGAATATGGAAGGGTTGTTCATAGTGAAATGGAGGCTCTTCTAATGTGTTCTCGTAATAATATTTCATGTAAAGGTGCTAGTATGTATGTAACAACATTTCCATGCCATAATTGTGCAAAACATATTATAGCTGCAGGAATTAAAGAAGTTATATATATTGAGCCTTACCCTAAAAGTAAAGCAATGGATTTTTATAAGGAAGAGATAAGTGAGAATTTAAGTGAATCAAACAAAGTTCATTTTGTGCCATTTATTGGAGTTGGACCACATCGATTTGTTGATTTATTTTCTACCAGCTCAATACAGTGGTATAAAAAGATAAGAAAAAATAAAGATGGGTACATAATATCATGGGATCAGAAAAGTGCAAATGTTCGTAATCCAATGAATGTTTTTAGCTACTTGGATTCGGAATTAGCAGCTTATGATGCATATAGAGAGATTATAAAAAATATAAATTTAATTGTAGATTGA
- a CDS encoding efflux RND transporter periplasmic adaptor subunit, with amino-acid sequence MVKRFRHSILLTIILMGIVGLLSGCSNTAEEADVEVEEDYTPVEVASASVDTIANEITLNGKVVANEEIMVIPKAVGIVTSVDVELGDVVEEGTTLFTIEKDDISKGVEQAANAVELAKKSVAQAENNINTAKLNFELNVEKIENAQLNLERTKKLFEEGAVSKSQLEQAELAASDKNIDVLEVQLNQAEISYEQALNQLRQAEISYEQASSGLDNTVVTAPISGIVSTLNVKQGQIVTNSQAAATIVDKDKVYIQLNVVENMVNRLEVGQEVEVNVSAAFDNYVSSTISYISPTADVRSQLYPVRVYLDNVDNNIRPGMNGKVKLNMDQVDSAIVVKSNAVLDRDGKKIVYVVDGDVAVEKEVTVGLDTGEYIEIKTGISEGEKVIVEGQHYVKNDGKVKVVRGE; translated from the coding sequence ATGGTAAAAAGGTTTAGACATAGTATTTTACTAACAATTATTCTAATGGGGATAGTAGGTCTATTGTCAGGTTGTAGCAATACTGCTGAAGAAGCAGATGTAGAAGTAGAGGAGGATTATACCCCCGTAGAGGTAGCTTCTGCTTCTGTTGATACAATTGCAAATGAAATCACTTTAAATGGTAAGGTAGTAGCTAATGAGGAGATTATGGTAATTCCTAAGGCTGTGGGAATTGTAACTAGTGTAGACGTAGAATTAGGTGATGTAGTTGAAGAAGGTACTACTTTATTTACCATAGAGAAAGATGATATCTCAAAAGGTGTTGAGCAAGCTGCCAATGCAGTGGAATTGGCTAAAAAGTCAGTTGCTCAGGCAGAGAACAATATCAATACTGCCAAGTTAAATTTTGAGTTAAATGTTGAAAAGATTGAGAATGCACAACTTAATTTAGAGCGTACAAAAAAGCTTTTTGAAGAAGGGGCAGTATCAAAGAGTCAATTAGAGCAAGCAGAATTAGCTGCCAGTGATAAGAACATAGATGTCTTGGAGGTTCAGTTGAATCAAGCAGAAATATCCTATGAGCAGGCTCTAAACCAATTAAGACAGGCTGAGATATCCTATGAACAAGCAAGCAGCGGTTTGGATAATACAGTGGTTACTGCTCCAATAAGTGGAATTGTATCTACATTAAATGTAAAGCAAGGTCAAATTGTAACTAATAGCCAGGCGGCAGCTACAATTGTAGATAAGGATAAGGTATATATCCAATTAAATGTAGTTGAAAACATGGTAAACAGACTGGAAGTTGGTCAAGAGGTGGAAGTCAATGTTTCTGCTGCCTTTGATAATTATGTTTCAAGTACCATTAGCTATATAAGCCCTACTGCAGATGTGAGAAGTCAACTATATCCAGTAAGAGTATATCTAGACAATGTAGACAATAATATAAGACCTGGGATGAATGGGAAAGTAAAGTTGAATATGGACCAAGTGGACTCGGCTATAGTAGTTAAATCTAATGCTGTCCTAGATAGAGATGGCAAAAAGATTGTTTATGTAGTAGATGGAGATGTTGCAGTAGAGAAAGAGGTAACTGTAGGTTTAGATACAGGGGAGTATATTGAGATAAAGACTGGAATTTCAGAAGGAGAAAAAGTAATCGTAGAAGGTCAGCACTATGTGAAAAATGATGGCAAAGTGAAAGTAGTAAGGGGTGAGTAG
- a CDS encoding D-serine ammonia-lyase, whose amino-acid sequence MINVEGWVSKVPVLGDVVDLKPTVWVNPNKAENKDAWEKIDFTEKDIYEAEERLRRFAPLLMKYFEDTKESKGIIESPLRKVVNMEDALKKKSNLLGELFLKMDSHLAVAGSIKARGGIYEVLYYAEKLALENGLITIEDDYSKLANEKNREFFSKHTIQVGSTGNLGLSIGITSATLGFNVVVHMSSEAKEWKKELLRAKGATIVEYDGDFTTAVEQGRRLSDKDPNSYFIDDENSTTLFMGYAVAALRLKKQMEKLDIKVDKDNPAFFYIPCGVGGAPGGITFGLKKIFGDNAHVFFVEPTHVPSMLIGMATGLNDKVSVKDFEIDGKTEADGLAVGTPSKFVGALMETLLSGIFTIEDKELFNYMRELDRTEGIRIEPSACATFEGPVKLFEYDATKEYLKKNNLIDKLESINHIAWATGGNLVPDDIMENYLETYLD is encoded by the coding sequence GTGATTAATGTAGAAGGATGGGTTTCAAAGGTTCCAGTATTAGGAGATGTTGTTGACTTAAAGCCTACGGTTTGGGTTAATCCGAACAAAGCAGAGAATAAAGATGCTTGGGAAAAAATTGATTTCACAGAGAAGGATATTTATGAAGCAGAGGAAAGATTAAGACGCTTTGCACCTTTGTTGATGAAATACTTTGAAGATACAAAGGAGTCAAAGGGAATAATCGAATCACCTTTAAGAAAAGTTGTAAATATGGAAGATGCACTAAAGAAAAAAAGTAATCTTCTGGGTGAATTGTTTTTAAAAATGGACTCTCATTTAGCTGTGGCCGGATCCATTAAGGCACGTGGAGGCATTTATGAAGTTTTATATTATGCAGAGAAGTTAGCATTAGAGAATGGATTAATCACTATAGAAGATGATTATAGTAAACTAGCAAATGAAAAGAATAGAGAGTTTTTTTCAAAACATACTATTCAAGTTGGATCTACAGGAAACTTAGGTCTATCTATTGGTATTACTTCTGCTACTTTAGGGTTTAATGTAGTTGTTCATATGTCTTCTGAAGCTAAGGAATGGAAAAAAGAACTTTTACGAGCGAAGGGAGCAACCATTGTTGAATATGACGGAGATTTCACAACTGCTGTAGAGCAAGGTAGGAGGCTATCAGACAAAGATCCAAATAGCTATTTTATAGATGATGAAAATTCAACTACCTTATTTATGGGATATGCTGTAGCTGCTTTAAGATTAAAGAAACAAATGGAGAAATTAGATATTAAGGTAGACAAAGATAATCCAGCATTCTTTTATATACCTTGTGGAGTTGGTGGAGCTCCAGGTGGAATAACCTTTGGATTAAAGAAAATATTTGGTGACAATGCTCATGTGTTTTTTGTTGAACCAACACATGTACCTAGCATGTTAATTGGAATGGCAACTGGATTAAATGATAAGGTAAGTGTAAAAGATTTTGAGATTGACGGCAAGACAGAGGCAGATGGTCTAGCAGTAGGAACTCCTTCTAAGTTTGTGGGTGCATTAATGGAAACATTATTAAGTGGTATTTTTACAATAGAAGATAAAGAATTATTTAATTATATGAGGGAGTTAGATAGAACAGAAGGAATTAGAATAGAACCTTCAGCTTGTGCAACTTTTGAAGGACCAGTAAAGTTATTTGAATATGATGCTACAAAAGAATATTTAAAAAAGAATAATCTAATAGATAAATTAGAGAGTATCAATCATATTGCTTGGGCGACAGGGGGCAATTTAGTGCCAGATGATATTATGGAAAATTACTTAGAAACTTATTTAGATTAA